The stretch of DNA TCGCGATATCACTGCAAAATGGGTCACGCTGCCAAACTGGGCACGGATTCGCAACCAATTGGCCATTCGCTTTGACGGACGCTTTCCGGGGTAATGGGGCGAAATACACAATCTACTTGACAGTCCCTGTCGCATTGTACATTCTCAAGCCCAACGACCTGATCAACCCACAGTCCAGCCAGTGGCATCTCGCCCTCAAGTTCCATCCCAAGTTCAATGAAGACCCCCTTTGCAGCCGTAAGATCGTTAACCACGATCAACACATTGTCCATCCGTTGAAGAGTCATCGTTGTTCCTTCCTCGGCTATTGCTAAGAACTACCCAATTTATCGTGAAACACGCGCTTTACAGAACCGTTGATTAATTATTTGGTGGTATAGGCAAGAATTGTATCAACCACGATTGCCAGCGGAGCAGTTGCATTAATACGGATTGCATGTGTGGTGAAACCATCGTTTGTCGCATGCTGGAAGCATGCAAAGGCTTCGCCCTCTTCGGCTGTTCCACCCCATTCATGGGCAGGTCGAGCCGCAAGCCGTTGATTAAGGGTATCTAAATCCAGCTCGAGGACAAATACCGCATCAAACAGGTCAATCAAGCGGTCAGAATTCCGAGAACCACCACAAAAGAAAGTAACCGGATGGGTTCGATCAGCTACTAATGCACGCACCTTTGCTACATCCCAAATCCACGCCCCAGGTTCGTTGTTGCTTGTATCCACCGGCTCACCCGTTTGCAAATCGCCGGTATAGGCCAACTCGCGATCACCATGGATGGCATGATAGCCACGACGTTGGAGCTCCGTGCAAACCGTCGTTTTACCAGCACAGGAAACACCATCGATTCGGTAATTTTTAATGCCCACGATTGGTTCCTCTCACGATCTACGCTACCCTAATTGCTTATCAAGCTATGTTGTCAATGCTGTTGCGCCTAAAACCACAAACGACCTGATCACGAACAAACTTACACACATTTGAGGAGTAGAGTAAATATCTATACCAATAGATATACATCTCATGATTCATCGGATCTATACTAACTAACCAACTCCTAGCCAGAATGGTTGTGCGAAGTCATATAATCACCTTTATTTGGAGGATGTATGCCTTACACACGGCGCGATATCCTGAAACTTGCGGCACTCGTTGGCCTTAGCCCATGGCTACCTGCCTGCGCATCCAATGATCCGAATGAACCAACCATCAAGCCCACTACCACATCGAATAGCCCAGTACCAAGTGACAGCACTCCGCAGGTCATCGTGATTGGTGCAGGCATCGCGGGATTAGCTGCTGCCGCCAAACTCCAAGCGAACGGCTATCGCGTCCAGATCATCGAAGGACGCGATCGGATTGGTGGGCGCATTTGGACAAGCCGTATGTGGGACGATATGCCCGTGGATTTAGGGGCTTCGTGGATTCATGGCGTTACACACAATCCCCTCACCGATCTGGCAGATACCGCAGGCATTGAGCGAACACCCACCGATTATGAGAACAGTCTGGCCTACACCATGGATGGCGAAGAACTCGACGATGCCGCTGTGGAACAGCTTGAGGAGCAGTTGGTCACGCTGATGGATGCCGTGGCTGAGTTAGTCGAAGACACCGATGATATGTCACTCGCGGCGGCAATGCAGCAGGTTCTCGCTGAACAAGCTGAATCACTCGATCAACCACACTTGAATTTCAGCATCAATAGCACGATTGAACATGAGTATGCTGCCGATGTCGAGGAATTATCAGCCCAGTATTGGGATAATGATGGGGAAGTTGTTGGGGGTGATGTCATTTTTCTTGATGGGTATGATCAAATCCTTGATCGCCTCACGGCAGGCCTTACAATCCACACTGGGCAATCCGTCAACGCCATCAATTACACTGCTGAATCAATCACGATTACGACCGATACCGCGACCTTTGCAGCGGAGCACGTCATTATCACCGTTCCGCTCGGTGTACTC from Herpetosiphon gulosus encodes:
- a CDS encoding AAA family ATPase, with amino-acid sequence MGIKNYRIDGVSCAGKTTVCTELQRRGYHAIHGDRELAYTGDLQTGEPVDTSNNEPGAWIWDVAKVRALVADRTHPVTFFCGGSRNSDRLIDLFDAVFVLELDLDTLNQRLAARPAHEWGGTAEEGEAFACFQHATNDGFTTHAIRINATAPLAIVVDTILAYTTK
- a CDS encoding FAD-dependent oxidoreductase gives rise to the protein MPYTRRDILKLAALVGLSPWLPACASNDPNEPTIKPTTTSNSPVPSDSTPQVIVIGAGIAGLAAAAKLQANGYRVQIIEGRDRIGGRIWTSRMWDDMPVDLGASWIHGVTHNPLTDLADTAGIERTPTDYENSLAYTMDGEELDDAAVEQLEEQLVTLMDAVAELVEDTDDMSLAAAMQQVLAEQAESLDQPHLNFSINSTIEHEYAADVEELSAQYWDNDGEVVGGDVIFLDGYDQILDRLTAGLTIHTGQSVNAINYTAESITITTDTATFAAEHVIITVPLGVLKQGRIQFIPPLDASKTDAITLLGSGLLNKTWLRFPTAFWPQEPEIINYIDEQKGRWAEFLNIYHYTNSPILLGFNAGSYARMLESRSDAEIIADGMQVLRTIYGPTIPDPEAWQITRWGADPYALGSYSFLGIGATDALRDDLTQPVGGRLFFAGEATSRDYPSTVHGAYLSGLRAADEVMQA